A window of Polyodon spathula isolate WHYD16114869_AA chromosome 22, ASM1765450v1, whole genome shotgun sequence contains these coding sequences:
- the LOC121297622 gene encoding golgin subfamily A member 3-like isoform X1 has protein sequence METVSNQHDSVGSCDGNSESLPECGMKEETPTVGHGLNGSPFNPNKVPNGDKALAVMGTGGEGDVAPNGPLSQLQESPQSQEPSSGVAAFHHNLTKPQGDNSEGTVHNRDALQSLKLSLPMQETELCSTEPSLELENEEQIRLQARRRLEEQLKQYRVQKHQHRSHHSTPKNRLSSTLDPELMLHPDALPRASTTSMTTEYSFMRTSVPRGPKLGSLGIPPPAKEKKKSSKSSGRIRSLADYKEPDAGNSSSSARSQAAVDSTQGSVHSSRSSTSVVSEMSLASETEERLETSLQMRNSISELDGSESGVRQDGNESDSSSYSSASVAGGGFSMLSSGWSGQRDWGEIAPEAVGQYPSLQEVLQAATDELHLLAQEQEMNGVRSRRDSISSSVSLGSSVIGSHDEMLQVLKEKMRLEGQLESLSAEASQALKEKTELQAQLASVNAQLQAQLDQNQASQQTQSNLTLEVGNLRQNCSELEKAMSELQGSLEAKNGSLASLSNDLQVAEEQYQRLLGKVEEMQQSVSSRDNTVQQLRQQMGALQAQLLQVQSERSTLVSRLKTLQSEVSSLQNARQWYQQQLTLAQEARVRLQSEMANMQAGQMTQTGVLEHLKLENVTLSHELTETQQRSIKEKERIAVQLQNIEADMLDQDAAYRQIQEAKSMVEEDLHHKLEELEEERDVLQRLASSASTVERELEQVKLALTQKDLQLEAVQQEHLDLMKKLTLAQEALHTKEQSLSGLQARYEELEAHLSELQGEADAQDQTIQSLQNEKIILEVALQAARAEQEGLDEGARRIGEGAEAALEILEQLRQEVKVKATQIEGMQQENSSLKKQTQKLKEQYLQQKIMVEAYRRDASSKDQLISELKATKKRLNSEVKGLKQELLNTQGERKCAELEQSRLGKEVARVQQQITSLQTHLESAQRERDQLELQLQSVQFDQGQLASVTEENAELRKQVEQMQQEAKKAISEQKVRMKRLGTDLTSAQKDMKVKHKAYENAVGILSRRLQEALTAKETAEAELSKVKAQVTDGGSSQALQDRIEALQTELQTVTHSKAMLEKELQEVISLTSQELEEYQEKVLELEDELQESRGFKKRIRRLEEHNKKLALELEHERGKLAGLGQSHTALREHANILETALARREADLMQLNLQVQAVLKRKEQEDQQMKELVQRLQAALEKEKASVGDLKQQVAAAKAESAHNRRHYRAAALELSEVKKELQAKEQLFKVLQIEADKLQAQDERHSQEVSQFQQELEEANSQLQLLQKQLEEQQSKQPVTNQEVEDLKWEVEQKEREIEAQKQQLEMTEQRSHKELEGFQASLQGIKAELEDVQEELTGTRKDKFMLQAKVVELRNSMKTLLQQNQQLKLELKQSRNRKRMELKGDTNMSNPVTPVKIPDCPVPASLLEELLKPPTSVSKEPLSNLHHCLRQLKQEMDSLQKQMEEHTVTVHESITSWTNMEGHLMGLPAASSLAARDERSESVELNHSGSASEAAQQS, from the exons ATGGAAACTGTGTCAAATCAACACGACTCCGTGGGAAGTTGTGATGGGAACTCTGAATCTCTGCCGGAGTGCGGAATGAAGGAAGAGACACCCACTGTGGGGCATGGACTAAACG gttCTCCTTTTAACCCAAACAAGGTGCCAAATGGAGACAAAGCCCTGGCTGTCATGGGTACAGGCGGTGAAGGAGACGTCGCCCCGAACGGACCCCTGTCCCAGCTCCAGGAGAGCCCACAGAGCCAGGAGCCATCCTCAGGTGTGGCTGCTTTCCATCACAACCTAACGAAGCCTCAGGGAGATAATTCTGAGGGCACTGTTCATAACAGGGACGCTTTGCAGTCTCTCAAACTAAGTCTACCCATGCAAGAAACTGAATTGT GTTCGACAGAGCCTTCCTTGGAGCTGGAGAACGAGGAGCAGATCCGACTGCAGGCACGGAGACGCCTGGAGGAGCAGCTGAAACAGTACAGGGTCCAAAAGCACCAGCACAGG TCGCACCATTCAACCCCGAAAAACCGTCTGTCGAGTACGCTGGACCCAGAGCTGATGCTGCACCCCGATGCTCTCCCCCGAGCAAGCACAACCTCCATGACCACGGAGTACTCCTTCATGCGGACCAGTGTCCCCCGGGGACCCAAACTAGGGAGCCTGGGGATCCCTCCGCCCGCTAAGGAGAAGAAGAAATCTTCAAAATCCTCCGGTAGAATTCGCTCCCTGGCAGACTACAAGGAGCCAGATGCtgggaacagcagcagcagcgcgaGGTCACAGGCAGCAGTGGACAGCACCCAGGGATCCGTGCATTCAAGCAGGAGCTCCACGTCAGTCGTGTCGGAGATGAGCCTGGCCTCGGAGACGGAGGAGCGGCTGGAGACCTCCTTGCAGATGAGGAACAGCATTTCGGAGCTCGACGGCAGTGAATCAGGGGTCCGGCAGGACGGCAATGAGAGTGACAGCTCCTCCTACAGCAGTGCCTCTGTGGCCGGGGGCGGCTTCAGCATGCTGTCGTCGGGGTGGAGCGGGCAGAGGGATTGGGGAGAGATCGCCCCGGAGGCTGTGGGGCAGTACCCCTCTCTGCAGGAGGTCCTGCAGGCTGCCACGGATGAACTGCACCTGCTGGCTCAGGAACAAGAGATGAACGGAGTGCGGAGCCGCAGGGACAGTATTTCTagcag CGTATCCTTAGGGAGCTCTGTAATAGGAAGCCATGATGAAATGCTGCAGGTCCTGAAGGAGAAGATGAGGCTGGAGGGGCAGCTGGAGTCTCTGTCAGCAGAAGCCAGTCAG GCTCTGAAGGAGAAGACGGAGCTGCAGGCGCAGCTGGCCTCAGTGAACGCTCAGCTCCAGGCCCAGCTGGATCAGAACCAGGCCAGCCAGCAGACCCAGAGCAACCTCACCTTGGAGGTGGGGAACCTGCGACAGAACTGCTCCGAGCTGGAGAAAGCCATGAGCGAGCTGCAGGGCAGCCTGGAGGCCAAGAACGGCAGCCTGGCCTCCCTGAGCAACGACCTGCAGGTGGCGGAGGAGCAGTACCAGAGGCTCCTGGGCAAGGTGGAGGAAATGCAGCAGAGCGTCTCCTCCAGGGACAACACTG TTCAGCAGCTCCGGCAGCAGATGGGTGCCCTGCAAGCCCAGCTCCTGCAGGTGCAGTCTGAGCGCAGCACGCTGGTGAGCAGGCTGAAGACCTTGCAGTCAGAGGTCAGCTCCCTGCAGAACGCGCGCCAGTGGTACCAGCAGCAGCTCACCCTGGCCCAGGAGGCCCGGGTCCGACTGCAGAGCGAAATGGCCAACATGCAG GCTGGCCAAATGACCCAGACAGGGGTGCTGGAACACCTTAAACTGGAGAATGTGACGTTATCCCATGAGCTGACAGAGACCCAGCAACGATCCATCAAGGAGAAAGAGCGAATCGCTGTGCAACTCCAGAACATCGAG GCTGACATGCTGGACCAAGACGCTGCGTACCGGCAGATCCAGGAGGCCAAGTCCATGGTGGAGGAGGACCTGCACCACAAACTGGAAGAGTTAGAAGAGGAGAGGGATGTCCTGCAGAGGCTGGCCAGCTCTGCCAGCACAGTGGAGAGGGAGCTGGAGCAG GTGAAGCTGGCTCTCACTCAGAAGGACCTGCAGCTGGAGGCTGTGCAGCAGGAGCACTTGGATCTGATGAAGAAGCTCACCCTAGCCCAGGAGGCTCTACACACCAAGGAGCAGTCTCTGAGCGGGCTGCAGGCACGCTACGAGGAGCTGGAAGCACATCTCTCCGAGCTGCAGGGCGAAGCCGACGCCCAGGACCAAACCATCCAGTCCCTGCAGAACGAAAAGATCATCCTGGAGGTGGCACTGCAGGCGGCGCGGGCTGAGCAGGAGGGGCTGGACGAGGGGGCCCGGCGGATCGGGGAGGGGGCCGAGGCGGCTTTGGAAATCCTGGAGCAGCTCAGACAGGAGGTCAAAGTCAAGGCCACTCAG ATTGAAGGTATGCAGCAGGAGAACAGCAGCCTGAAGAAGCAAACTCAGAAGCTAAAGGAGCAATACCTCCAGCAGAAA ATCATGGTGGAAGCCTATCGGCGTGATGCGAGCTCTAAGGATCAGCTGATCAGCGAGTTGAAAGCCACGAAGAAGAGGCTAAACTCAGAGGTGAAAGGGTTAAAGCaggagctgctgaacacacaagGGGAGAGGAAGTGTGCGGAGCTGGAGCAGTCCCGGCTGGGCAAGGAGGTGGCTCGGGTCCAGCAGCAGATCACCAGTCTGCAAACACACCTGGAGAGcgcgcagagagagagagaccagctAGAGCTTCAGCTTCAG TCAGTCCAGTTCGACCAAGGTCAGCTCGCATCCGTGACAGAGGAGAacgcagagctgaggaaacaggtgGAGCAAATGCAACAAGAAGCCAAAAA GGCTATCTCAGAGCAGAAGGTGAGAATGAAGAGGCTGGGGACAGACCTGACGAGTGCTCAGAAAGACATGAAGGTGAAGCACAAGGCTTACGAGAACGCAGTGGGGATCCTGAGCCGGAGACTGCAGGAAGCCTTGACAGCCAAGGAGACGGCAGAGGCTGAGCTGAGCAAAGTGAAAGCACAGGTCACAGATGGGGGGAGCAGCCAGGCTCTGCAG GACAGGATCGAAGCTCTACAGACAGAGCTGCAGACAGTCACCCACAGCAAGGCCATGCTGGAGAAAGAGCTGCAGGAAGTGATCTCACTCACTAGCCAGGAGCTGGAGGAGTACCAGGAAAAGGTCCTCGAGTTAGAGGACGAG CTCCAGGAATCCCGAGGGTTCAAGAAAAGGATTCGGCGTCTGGAAGAGCACAATAAGAAGCTGGCATTGGAGCTGGAACACGAGCGAGGGAAGCTGGCTGGACTGGGACAGTCCCACACTGCACTGCGGGAGCATGCTAACATCCTGGAGACTGCCCTGGCCAGGAGGGAGGCAGACCTGATGCAGCTCAATCTGCAG gTTCAAGCAGTTTTGAAACGGAAAGAGCAGGAAGACCAGCAGATGAAAGAACTCGTTCAGAGGTTACAGGCAGCCTTAGAGAAAGAAAAAGCCAGTGTGGGCGACCTCAAGCAGCAG GTCGCAGCTGCGAAAGCCGAATCAGCGCACAACCGGCGGCACTACAGAGCGGCGGCACTGGAGCTCAGCGAGGTCAAGAAGGAACTGCAAGCCAAAGAGCAGCTTTTCAAAGTGCTGCAAATCGAAGCAGACAAACTGCA GGCACAGGACGAGAGGCATTCCCAGGAGGTGTCTCAGTTCCAGCAGGAGCTGGAGGAGGCAAACTCCCAGTTACAGCTCCTACAGAAACAGCTGGAGGAGCAGCAAAGCAAGCAGCCTGTCACAAACCAGGAG GTGGAAGACTTGAAGTGGGAGGTGGAGCAGAAGGAGCGTGAGATTGAGGCTCAGAAGCAGCAGCTGGAAATGACAGAGCAGCGAAGCCACAAGGAACTGGAGGGCTTCCAGGCGAGTCTGCAG GGCATCAAGGCAGAGCTGGAGGATGTGCAGGAGGAGCTGACGGGTACCAGGAAAGACAAGTTCATGCTTCAGGCTAAAGTGGTGGAGCTCAGAAACAGCATGAAGACTCTACTGCAGCAGAACCAGCAGCTGAAACTGGAACTGAAGCAGAGCAGGAACAGAAAG CGGATGGAGCTGAAGGGCGATACAAACATGTCCAATCCAGTCACACCAGTGAAGATTCCAGACTGTCCGGTCCCAGCATCTCTGCTGGAGGAGCTCCTGAAACCCCCCACCTCCGTGAGCAAGGAGCCTCTCAGCAACCTGCACCACTGCCTCAGACAGCTCAA GCAGGAGATGGACAGCCTGCAGAAGCAGATGGAGGAGCACACGGTAACCGTGCACGAGTCCATAACGTCCTGGACTAACATGGAAGGACACCTCATGGGACTGCCTGCTGCCAGCAGCTTGGCAGCTAGAGATGAGCGGAGCGAGAGCGTGGAGCTGAACCACAGCGGCAGTGCCAGCGAGGCAGCACAGCAGTCCTAA
- the LOC121297622 gene encoding golgin subfamily A member 3-like isoform X2 — METVSNQHDSVGSCDGNSESLPECGMKEETPTVGHGLNGSPFNPNKVPNGDKALAVMGTGGEGDVAPNGPLSQLQESPQSQEPSSGSTEPSLELENEEQIRLQARRRLEEQLKQYRVQKHQHRSHHSTPKNRLSSTLDPELMLHPDALPRASTTSMTTEYSFMRTSVPRGPKLGSLGIPPPAKEKKKSSKSSGRIRSLADYKEPDAGNSSSSARSQAAVDSTQGSVHSSRSSTSVVSEMSLASETEERLETSLQMRNSISELDGSESGVRQDGNESDSSSYSSASVAGGGFSMLSSGWSGQRDWGEIAPEAVGQYPSLQEVLQAATDELHLLAQEQEMNGVRSRRDSISSSVSLGSSVIGSHDEMLQVLKEKMRLEGQLESLSAEASQALKEKTELQAQLASVNAQLQAQLDQNQASQQTQSNLTLEVGNLRQNCSELEKAMSELQGSLEAKNGSLASLSNDLQVAEEQYQRLLGKVEEMQQSVSSRDNTVQQLRQQMGALQAQLLQVQSERSTLVSRLKTLQSEVSSLQNARQWYQQQLTLAQEARVRLQSEMANMQAGQMTQTGVLEHLKLENVTLSHELTETQQRSIKEKERIAVQLQNIEADMLDQDAAYRQIQEAKSMVEEDLHHKLEELEEERDVLQRLASSASTVERELEQVKLALTQKDLQLEAVQQEHLDLMKKLTLAQEALHTKEQSLSGLQARYEELEAHLSELQGEADAQDQTIQSLQNEKIILEVALQAARAEQEGLDEGARRIGEGAEAALEILEQLRQEVKVKATQIEGMQQENSSLKKQTQKLKEQYLQQKIMVEAYRRDASSKDQLISELKATKKRLNSEVKGLKQELLNTQGERKCAELEQSRLGKEVARVQQQITSLQTHLESAQRERDQLELQLQSVQFDQGQLASVTEENAELRKQVEQMQQEAKKAISEQKVRMKRLGTDLTSAQKDMKVKHKAYENAVGILSRRLQEALTAKETAEAELSKVKAQVTDGGSSQALQDRIEALQTELQTVTHSKAMLEKELQEVISLTSQELEEYQEKVLELEDELQESRGFKKRIRRLEEHNKKLALELEHERGKLAGLGQSHTALREHANILETALARREADLMQLNLQVQAVLKRKEQEDQQMKELVQRLQAALEKEKASVGDLKQQVAAAKAESAHNRRHYRAAALELSEVKKELQAKEQLFKVLQIEADKLQAQDERHSQEVSQFQQELEEANSQLQLLQKQLEEQQSKQPVTNQEVEDLKWEVEQKEREIEAQKQQLEMTEQRSHKELEGFQASLQGIKAELEDVQEELTGTRKDKFMLQAKVVELRNSMKTLLQQNQQLKLELKQSRNRKRMELKGDTNMSNPVTPVKIPDCPVPASLLEELLKPPTSVSKEPLSNLHHCLRQLKQEMDSLQKQMEEHTVTVHESITSWTNMEGHLMGLPAASSLAARDERSESVELNHSGSASEAAQQS; from the exons ATGGAAACTGTGTCAAATCAACACGACTCCGTGGGAAGTTGTGATGGGAACTCTGAATCTCTGCCGGAGTGCGGAATGAAGGAAGAGACACCCACTGTGGGGCATGGACTAAACG gttCTCCTTTTAACCCAAACAAGGTGCCAAATGGAGACAAAGCCCTGGCTGTCATGGGTACAGGCGGTGAAGGAGACGTCGCCCCGAACGGACCCCTGTCCCAGCTCCAGGAGAGCCCACAGAGCCAGGAGCCATCCTCAG GTTCGACAGAGCCTTCCTTGGAGCTGGAGAACGAGGAGCAGATCCGACTGCAGGCACGGAGACGCCTGGAGGAGCAGCTGAAACAGTACAGGGTCCAAAAGCACCAGCACAGG TCGCACCATTCAACCCCGAAAAACCGTCTGTCGAGTACGCTGGACCCAGAGCTGATGCTGCACCCCGATGCTCTCCCCCGAGCAAGCACAACCTCCATGACCACGGAGTACTCCTTCATGCGGACCAGTGTCCCCCGGGGACCCAAACTAGGGAGCCTGGGGATCCCTCCGCCCGCTAAGGAGAAGAAGAAATCTTCAAAATCCTCCGGTAGAATTCGCTCCCTGGCAGACTACAAGGAGCCAGATGCtgggaacagcagcagcagcgcgaGGTCACAGGCAGCAGTGGACAGCACCCAGGGATCCGTGCATTCAAGCAGGAGCTCCACGTCAGTCGTGTCGGAGATGAGCCTGGCCTCGGAGACGGAGGAGCGGCTGGAGACCTCCTTGCAGATGAGGAACAGCATTTCGGAGCTCGACGGCAGTGAATCAGGGGTCCGGCAGGACGGCAATGAGAGTGACAGCTCCTCCTACAGCAGTGCCTCTGTGGCCGGGGGCGGCTTCAGCATGCTGTCGTCGGGGTGGAGCGGGCAGAGGGATTGGGGAGAGATCGCCCCGGAGGCTGTGGGGCAGTACCCCTCTCTGCAGGAGGTCCTGCAGGCTGCCACGGATGAACTGCACCTGCTGGCTCAGGAACAAGAGATGAACGGAGTGCGGAGCCGCAGGGACAGTATTTCTagcag CGTATCCTTAGGGAGCTCTGTAATAGGAAGCCATGATGAAATGCTGCAGGTCCTGAAGGAGAAGATGAGGCTGGAGGGGCAGCTGGAGTCTCTGTCAGCAGAAGCCAGTCAG GCTCTGAAGGAGAAGACGGAGCTGCAGGCGCAGCTGGCCTCAGTGAACGCTCAGCTCCAGGCCCAGCTGGATCAGAACCAGGCCAGCCAGCAGACCCAGAGCAACCTCACCTTGGAGGTGGGGAACCTGCGACAGAACTGCTCCGAGCTGGAGAAAGCCATGAGCGAGCTGCAGGGCAGCCTGGAGGCCAAGAACGGCAGCCTGGCCTCCCTGAGCAACGACCTGCAGGTGGCGGAGGAGCAGTACCAGAGGCTCCTGGGCAAGGTGGAGGAAATGCAGCAGAGCGTCTCCTCCAGGGACAACACTG TTCAGCAGCTCCGGCAGCAGATGGGTGCCCTGCAAGCCCAGCTCCTGCAGGTGCAGTCTGAGCGCAGCACGCTGGTGAGCAGGCTGAAGACCTTGCAGTCAGAGGTCAGCTCCCTGCAGAACGCGCGCCAGTGGTACCAGCAGCAGCTCACCCTGGCCCAGGAGGCCCGGGTCCGACTGCAGAGCGAAATGGCCAACATGCAG GCTGGCCAAATGACCCAGACAGGGGTGCTGGAACACCTTAAACTGGAGAATGTGACGTTATCCCATGAGCTGACAGAGACCCAGCAACGATCCATCAAGGAGAAAGAGCGAATCGCTGTGCAACTCCAGAACATCGAG GCTGACATGCTGGACCAAGACGCTGCGTACCGGCAGATCCAGGAGGCCAAGTCCATGGTGGAGGAGGACCTGCACCACAAACTGGAAGAGTTAGAAGAGGAGAGGGATGTCCTGCAGAGGCTGGCCAGCTCTGCCAGCACAGTGGAGAGGGAGCTGGAGCAG GTGAAGCTGGCTCTCACTCAGAAGGACCTGCAGCTGGAGGCTGTGCAGCAGGAGCACTTGGATCTGATGAAGAAGCTCACCCTAGCCCAGGAGGCTCTACACACCAAGGAGCAGTCTCTGAGCGGGCTGCAGGCACGCTACGAGGAGCTGGAAGCACATCTCTCCGAGCTGCAGGGCGAAGCCGACGCCCAGGACCAAACCATCCAGTCCCTGCAGAACGAAAAGATCATCCTGGAGGTGGCACTGCAGGCGGCGCGGGCTGAGCAGGAGGGGCTGGACGAGGGGGCCCGGCGGATCGGGGAGGGGGCCGAGGCGGCTTTGGAAATCCTGGAGCAGCTCAGACAGGAGGTCAAAGTCAAGGCCACTCAG ATTGAAGGTATGCAGCAGGAGAACAGCAGCCTGAAGAAGCAAACTCAGAAGCTAAAGGAGCAATACCTCCAGCAGAAA ATCATGGTGGAAGCCTATCGGCGTGATGCGAGCTCTAAGGATCAGCTGATCAGCGAGTTGAAAGCCACGAAGAAGAGGCTAAACTCAGAGGTGAAAGGGTTAAAGCaggagctgctgaacacacaagGGGAGAGGAAGTGTGCGGAGCTGGAGCAGTCCCGGCTGGGCAAGGAGGTGGCTCGGGTCCAGCAGCAGATCACCAGTCTGCAAACACACCTGGAGAGcgcgcagagagagagagaccagctAGAGCTTCAGCTTCAG TCAGTCCAGTTCGACCAAGGTCAGCTCGCATCCGTGACAGAGGAGAacgcagagctgaggaaacaggtgGAGCAAATGCAACAAGAAGCCAAAAA GGCTATCTCAGAGCAGAAGGTGAGAATGAAGAGGCTGGGGACAGACCTGACGAGTGCTCAGAAAGACATGAAGGTGAAGCACAAGGCTTACGAGAACGCAGTGGGGATCCTGAGCCGGAGACTGCAGGAAGCCTTGACAGCCAAGGAGACGGCAGAGGCTGAGCTGAGCAAAGTGAAAGCACAGGTCACAGATGGGGGGAGCAGCCAGGCTCTGCAG GACAGGATCGAAGCTCTACAGACAGAGCTGCAGACAGTCACCCACAGCAAGGCCATGCTGGAGAAAGAGCTGCAGGAAGTGATCTCACTCACTAGCCAGGAGCTGGAGGAGTACCAGGAAAAGGTCCTCGAGTTAGAGGACGAG CTCCAGGAATCCCGAGGGTTCAAGAAAAGGATTCGGCGTCTGGAAGAGCACAATAAGAAGCTGGCATTGGAGCTGGAACACGAGCGAGGGAAGCTGGCTGGACTGGGACAGTCCCACACTGCACTGCGGGAGCATGCTAACATCCTGGAGACTGCCCTGGCCAGGAGGGAGGCAGACCTGATGCAGCTCAATCTGCAG gTTCAAGCAGTTTTGAAACGGAAAGAGCAGGAAGACCAGCAGATGAAAGAACTCGTTCAGAGGTTACAGGCAGCCTTAGAGAAAGAAAAAGCCAGTGTGGGCGACCTCAAGCAGCAG GTCGCAGCTGCGAAAGCCGAATCAGCGCACAACCGGCGGCACTACAGAGCGGCGGCACTGGAGCTCAGCGAGGTCAAGAAGGAACTGCAAGCCAAAGAGCAGCTTTTCAAAGTGCTGCAAATCGAAGCAGACAAACTGCA GGCACAGGACGAGAGGCATTCCCAGGAGGTGTCTCAGTTCCAGCAGGAGCTGGAGGAGGCAAACTCCCAGTTACAGCTCCTACAGAAACAGCTGGAGGAGCAGCAAAGCAAGCAGCCTGTCACAAACCAGGAG GTGGAAGACTTGAAGTGGGAGGTGGAGCAGAAGGAGCGTGAGATTGAGGCTCAGAAGCAGCAGCTGGAAATGACAGAGCAGCGAAGCCACAAGGAACTGGAGGGCTTCCAGGCGAGTCTGCAG GGCATCAAGGCAGAGCTGGAGGATGTGCAGGAGGAGCTGACGGGTACCAGGAAAGACAAGTTCATGCTTCAGGCTAAAGTGGTGGAGCTCAGAAACAGCATGAAGACTCTACTGCAGCAGAACCAGCAGCTGAAACTGGAACTGAAGCAGAGCAGGAACAGAAAG CGGATGGAGCTGAAGGGCGATACAAACATGTCCAATCCAGTCACACCAGTGAAGATTCCAGACTGTCCGGTCCCAGCATCTCTGCTGGAGGAGCTCCTGAAACCCCCCACCTCCGTGAGCAAGGAGCCTCTCAGCAACCTGCACCACTGCCTCAGACAGCTCAA GCAGGAGATGGACAGCCTGCAGAAGCAGATGGAGGAGCACACGGTAACCGTGCACGAGTCCATAACGTCCTGGACTAACATGGAAGGACACCTCATGGGACTGCCTGCTGCCAGCAGCTTGGCAGCTAGAGATGAGCGGAGCGAGAGCGTGGAGCTGAACCACAGCGGCAGTGCCAGCGAGGCAGCACAGCAGTCCTAA